The Faecalibacterium sp. I3-3-89 sequence ATCACACTCCTTTGTCAAATTCCGATTTATCAAATTGAACAGGGATGTTCAGTTCCGCTCAAACCCAAGGTAGCGGGTGCCCTGAAAACTCAGCTTTCCAATGTCGCCCTCCACAAGCATTCCGTAGTCCGAACCACTTACGGTAAGCTCCATGCGGTCGCCGCTCTCTACCTGAAAGGTCACATAATAGGTCGTGAACGTATGCGCCATCGTATTGTCTGTATGGTGGCGAGAAACTTCCGTTCGCTTTGCCACAACCGTTGCCGGAACAGTCAGCCGCGGCGAATGGTTGTTTTTATTCCATGTGCTGATATTTCCGATGATGGTGTATAGGATCATACCCAAAACCACAAGGAACAGGATGGGAAACAGAATGCTGAACAGCATATCAAATCCAGCGTAAAACATCTTATTCCTCCAAAATTTCTTCCAGCAGGTTTTTTACATCGTCCAGAAAAGATTCTTCTCCGAGGGTGTTCACCTTGAAGAACACCGCTTGACTGCCGCCCGCCGTAATCGCAGACAGCCGGATGGGGCTGTCCCCATTCTGGAACATGGTCAACGTCAGGCTCAGGCGGTTGCCGCCCATCATGCTGTACCGTTCAAACACACGAACGCTGCACCGGGCATTGCCCTCTTTGAAGTCGCTGCCCGCTTCCAGATTGGCCGACCAGCTGCTGTCCGGAATTTCCTGTTCCAGCTTCCGAAGCAGTTTGTCAAAATTCTTGTTTCGGATGGTCTTTTCAAAGATTGCCATAATGGTTCCTCCGTTATGCCAACGAAATTCGGTTCCTTTATCTGGAATACGAGCGAAGCTGCCGAAAAATTGCAGAGAAGCTCCTCTCAATAACCGAAAGCCAGTGCGCCGCCATCCACGGCAAAATCCTGTCCGGTGATGTAAGCCGCGCCATCGCCCACCAGAAATTCGGCCATCTTGCCCAAATCGCGGGTGTCACCGTAGGCGTGCAGCGGCATCCGGTTCAGAATTTTCTGCTCCCGGGCTGCGTCCACTACCTGCTCGTTCATTTTGCTGCGGAACCACCCCGGCGCAATGCTGTTGACGGTGATGTTGTCCTGCGCCCACTCCACGGCCAGAGCGCGGGTCATCGCCAGCACAGCGCCCTTGCTGGCACAGTACGGCACCACCTCGCTGAAGCCCAGATGGGCGCTCATGCTGGTGATGTTGATGACGCGGCCCTTGTCCGCACTTTTCTTCAGATAGGGGTAACAAATCACACTCATCTGGAACAGGTATTTGACATTCACATTCATGATATTGTCAAACTGCTCCATGGGAAAGTCCTCGGCCCGGCATTTATAGCTGACGCCTGCGTTGTTTACCAGAAAATCCAGACAGCCGTTATGCTTTGCGGCCAGCTCCGCCACCAGTGTTTTCATAGCTTCTGCATTGCCGATGTCACCCCGCAGATGGACAACGCCCGGTGCACTTTCGCCTACACCCTCTTTGGGCTTGCCGGTGCGGCTGATGACATAAACTGTCGCGCCGGCCTGAGCCAGCACATTTGCGATCTGGAAACCGATCCCGCTGCTACCGCCGGTGACGATACCGGTCTTTCCCTTCAAACCTGCCATAAAAAGCACCTCTCATCTTTTATCTGCGACCTGAAAGCTGTCAGCTTCAGTATATCATACCTTTGCAGGATGCGAAAGCTCTTATGTACGCCGCCCGCAGGCGGCAAAAA is a genomic window containing:
- a CDS encoding DUF2500 domain-containing protein, producing MFYAGFDMLFSILFPILFLVVLGMILYTIIGNISTWNKNNHSPRLTVPATVVAKRTEVSRHHTDNTMAHTFTTYYVTFQVESGDRMELTVSGSDYGMLVEGDIGKLSFQGTRYLGFERN
- a CDS encoding DUF6054 family protein, with translation MAIFEKTIRNKNFDKLLRKLEQEIPDSSWSANLEAGSDFKEGNARCSVRVFERYSMMGGNRLSLTLTMFQNGDSPIRLSAITAGGSQAVFFKVNTLGEESFLDDVKNLLEEILEE
- a CDS encoding SDR family NAD(P)-dependent oxidoreductase, whose protein sequence is MAGLKGKTGIVTGGSSGIGFQIANVLAQAGATVYVISRTGKPKEGVGESAPGVVHLRGDIGNAEAMKTLVAELAAKHNGCLDFLVNNAGVSYKCRAEDFPMEQFDNIMNVNVKYLFQMSVICYPYLKKSADKGRVINITSMSAHLGFSEVVPYCASKGAVLAMTRALAVEWAQDNITVNSIAPGWFRSKMNEQVVDAAREQKILNRMPLHAYGDTRDLGKMAEFLVGDGAAYITGQDFAVDGGALAFGY